Part of the Anoplolepis gracilipes chromosome 13, ASM4749672v1, whole genome shotgun sequence genome, ttattaggaaaaattctttatttataattataaatgattgaaATGAATTTCACAAGTTTCTATTATTACAATGGAATTATCTCACTatgtatagataaaaattacattattgtgGAATGTcgtcaatatataattaattattattaatgtgtgtgcgtgtgcgtgtgcggtGCGTGTGcggtgcgtgtgcgtgtgcgtgtgcgcgcgtgtgtgtgtgtgtgtgtaaaacacTTGATAATTTgccttattattattaacttaaataaaagaaaagagtttaaaattttttttaaattttaagttatatacattaaaatgtaatctcaaaaatgtaataatctatttttcttttctgaacatttttacaataatttagtATTGAAGGAAATggaggagaaaaagaagattttcTATCAACATTAGAATTTAGACAGAAtctcaattttctatttttttcctcaACTTACATCGCTCAACTATTAGACACTTGCAATTACTAGTGTTTAAGAGTTTTACTATATCTGTTTACGTTATCTTCTCAGCACAGTTGTGTTTAGTTTCTCTATTTTCCTATTATAGTTtcttttcatcattttatattcaacGAATTagttaattctttaaataccaaaacacacacacacacacacacacacacacacacacatacacacacacacacacacacgcatatatatatatatatatcaataactattattattaaaaatattcagaaaaaaacgagattattatatttttaaaattacattttaatgtatatatcttaaaataaaaaaaaataaatttctcttttcttttatcttatctaAGCCAATAATAAAGCGAAATGTTTATCAAgtgtttttgataatttttacttatgcgatagtttctctctctctctctctctttctctctctctctctctctctctctctctctctctctctctctttctctctctctctcactggttcttgatatttttttatcgcagtacttaatatcatttaaaaatagacaaaaaaGTTTTGGGGATGTAATTTCtgtataataaacttttcaataattatgatattaagaTGTGATTAATGATAACGTTTCACGTGACAAGAACTCTTTTTTGCTATCGCGTCACAGAGATCGAAATGTAATATGTTGAATTGTCactcaattaataaaagaaaactaacattgattatattattgagtataaaaaagaaaaaaaaaatagaaaaaaagtagatataaaattgacatCAGTAGTGTACGCAAGCGTTTAATCCGACGCGCTATAGAGACTCACTGCGATGTGCGAGAAGCTTCTCCATTCGAATCAATACAGCACATACTCATATACAAACGCACGTAATCTGTgaacatatgtatgtaatacacgcatatgtatgtaatatcgCATTATATCGAGAATTGAAGTGTTGAGAGAAACATTGGATATTCCTTATTTTTTCGGTTTGCACATCACCTACATCTTTTcgtatattagtttttttatttcataaagaaTAAATCCCTTTACTAACAGCggtgtaaaataatttctccgaAAATTTCTATGCTTTATTAATCACGTTCTCAAAATGTAAACTTTACAATTCAgttatttgcatataatattactaatttatattatattaaagacaaatatatatatatatatatatatatatatatataattttttatcacacctaaatatataatgtaaagtaattattatatttctttctatgttaaatatttcaacatgTTTTGTTTATTCAAATAGATTCCTAAGACcaaaaatacttattattaataattgagaaaaatagagcaaaaaggaattaaaattaagatatttgaaaaaattaaaatatttaaacaatcatAAGAATTAGATAGAATTACTCGAATGTTGTACGGTTTTCAGTACAACATTTAAACTCATTCAATTCATTGAAAGTAGCTTTTTAGCtactttattttgtaaaatgttcggtttatgtctttttctttcttttttctctcgttttttttcatatgttcTTGCAAATGTCTGAATTGgaaaaggaaatttttttagattgattcGAAGATTGAAACAGTTTCGACATTTTGATTGACTTTCTGTCACGATTTTGTGATGTGATGACATGGCATTTTGagtactctctctctttctctcttccccctctcctccctccctctctctctctctctctctctctctctttctctctctttctctctttctgtttaacttcttcaatttaaaaaattttattttgttgagaaaaatattctggcaaaaactttttttttaaatgaaacaaaaacgaggcaattatttacatagtataaaataaattttttgtaataattattttactttataaaagaaaaaaaagataatattaaaatgcgcgcttacacacatacacacacacacaccgcacgcacgtacgcacacgcacacgcacacgcacacgcacacgcacacgcacacgcatatGATTaacgatgtaaaaatattggataataaaataaatctgtcgagagaaaaggaaaccttttattaaagataaaaaagaaatgtttattatttattattttctggaGGATCCATGTGATTATTTTTTGCGGACATTCGGGCGATATTCTCGTCTGAATGGGACGAAATCATCGGTTCGAAGCGGACAGAGGTTTGGCATTACGTGGTTTGTAACCGACTGCatcatgcatatatatgcatttgcGTACGGAAGCTGTGCAGGGCCGCATCTGCAATTCTATATagaatatgtattgtatacatatatgtagcaATCTTACACATTGTTATTAAAGTTCTCCCGCAatgttttctattaaaaatgcattactAAGATTACAAGCTGAGATTAActgattattacaaaaataatcgtAGATTttgaaatgtgtaaaaaattttaactttaggGATGTaagattttagagaaaatgGTAGATATAAATGACAGAAAGTTAACTGGACATAAAAATCTCTGAAAATatctcataatatatattagaaaatttagaatctttgtatttattaataataaatcatgatGTAAGGCTCTTtagaactaaataaataagaaaaaaataaggcaAATGAAAACCGGCACAGACATTATAGCAcatgtttattttacattaatgtaCAATAACATAATGacactataatcaaaaattaaaataaacatttcggTTCTTCTTAAAACTATCTTTAGCGCATTTAAcggttaatataaaattatggcTTAAGCTATTGTTGAATAATTACAGTTAATATCGATAAGTTCAGCgtaaatttaatgcaatttgagccgcaatataataatgatgtcAGAAAATAATGATGTGATTATGTCACATTAACGTAAAATAAGCACATGCGCTACAACGTCTGCGtcggtttttatttaattttttctcatttatttaaattttataattatgctgttatatgtatgtatatatatatatatatatatatatatatatatatatatatatacatatacatgtaatatatctgcaaaattaaaattgtatatattgcgAGTATATAAATGTGCGCATATATATGTAGCTCGATGAACCATAACTGCAGCTCTGATGCAACTCGTTGCTACGAGGCTGCATTTACGGATATGTCCTCGCGAATGCAGCGATTTCAACCTCGTTAATACCTACCGAAGTACGATGGTGTATGTGTTCGAGCGcctaattaattaaccgaaacGAGCACTAACGCACGCATGCATTCATGTACGCTCGTGACATCGGAGATTGGAagaattctaatttattacgCGCATTCAGTTTGCTAAtggaattatataacaatatacgtATCGTACGTACAATTAATTTCAGGCGGTTTTCTCGGTGACATTGCACtgccaaatataaaatatgatacagAATGGCGCGagcaaaagttaaataaaagctATTTGGAagaattaaacaaatacaGGGAAGAAATATTAAAGGAAGGTCTTCAAATAGAAGAAGAAGGACTTACGggtataagtatattattatatataaatgtttcattatacatatatgtataaatatgttaaataatcaGTGgtcaattttttgttaaaattattaaaatattgaaaatatggtTATTTTATACGatgatctttttaaaattttaaataatacatacatttttatatccatctctcaaacaaatatttgcgtacctatttatataattgtccctctatatatatatatatatatatatatatatatatatatatatatatatatatatatatatctatgtatatatatccatgtatatatatatctatgtatatatatctatgtatatatatctatgctTATAGTACCTATATTTGacatgagaaaatatttatttcattttatttcagagATTCTTCAGTTTAAGAATGAACGTGGTGTTAATGAACAAATGCTCAATGAACATGACGATgcgattgttaaaaaaaaatcggagTCGATTATGATAGAGCGTAATCAATATAGCTTGGATGGCGAGTCGGATGATGGTTTCAGCTTTAATGATAGAAGCGATGATACTAATCCTGTCGTGAAAAACGAGGGTTTCGCATTTAGGTATTATCTCATGAATACattcttattacatattttgctAAACTAGAATTTAaacattagaatatatttgacaaatgaaatatattttatattagatctttgtttttattacataaaaaggcatattttacaaataagttTCATGCGCGAGAAAAtaccaataatatatatattttaaaatataattatacaagaaaaatagaataaaatttgtgaATCAAATTTCAATAGACAACCGTGTATTATACATGATGAAATAATGTCACTTTGCCTGAAACTATATGtatcttttgaaaatatcttatttatgtaaacataTGCGCGTGCAAGCATAAACAcagatattatacttattgtgTACTTGGATGCTTACCCTAACAgtacaaaaaatgtttataaaagatCCGTAAGATGTTACAAGATgtttgaacatgtgtgctgttaaggtatatatatatatatatatatgtatgtgtgtgtgtgtgtgtgcgtgtgtgtgtatagttaaatatatacgtaaatagtttaaaacaaattatgctAATTGTCAATTGTACTTATATCATTAGAGTGGAATCTTCGACTCAAGCATCCAAAAAAACGTTTTTTGGACGTCAAACTCGTCGACAGATTTCGAGGACGGTATCGATATCAGAATCAGTGAAAGCTGGACACCCGACTCATGACATGCCTCTCGAATTTTCAACCTCTAGTTCAGCTTTTGTTACCGAGGCTAGTAAATATATAGGTCACGTATATACAGACAGCATCAAGGAAACATTTAATGCGCAACTTGAAATGAATACGCAAAATCCATCGAATCGACGTCGGCGACGTCACCATCGTAAAAGGTaggaaaatttacaaataaaaatttaattaaacatataaatttttgtttaatacacaatttaaatataattattatataagttggTTTTAGatgtattgtttaaaaaagtttatctgtatatataactaattgaCTCAATTAAACAACagattattacattaatagtatatataattattatatttgttatatataactgagtcaattaattataaatacagagGTGAGTTTATTATAAGTTACACCCCAtccccacacacacacacacacacacacacacacacacacacacacacacacacacacacacacacacacacacacacacacacacacacacacacacacacacacacacacacacacacacatgcgcgCGCGCATTCAGAAATGCACGcgcacataaaatatatatatatatatatattcaaaatcctAATTCACAAATTTTCCAAAGTTATTAGCAATATATGCCacacataattaattagcttctcgtgatatatgtatatatatatatatatatatatatatatatatatatatatatatatatatcacgagAAGCTAATTAATTAAGTGTGACATATATTGCTAATAACtttggaaaatttttgaattaggatttattatagatttaatcAATTGAACTGATTTAAAACAATTGACACACTATAAGCTTGCATTTAGTCAGagcaaagaatttaaaaaaattgatacacATAGGTATAATTGCGATgtaacagaaattttttttcaaaatttctttaataataatgtttgcgTATACaagtcaaattattaatattgtcagAGATAAAGGCGATTttctacttattgttaataatatctgTAACTTTCATGTTTTTGTTCATGACATGTATTTGTAAATAGacgtttctttttataaacttactttaatacaaaaacatatattagtCATTTGTTTCTTATCATGTCTTACTGATTAATCAGGCATTTTTGAAAGAgaacgtgttttttttttatacaaagatGTCAATCGCGTGTGCGATAATAGAAACAAGATATGTGGAACGTGAAACATCTTTTGTAGAgatatcgaatatatatatattcgatatcaaatatatatatcaaaagatGTTTCGCGTTCCACATgtcttgttatatatatatttatatttgttatatatatatatatatatatatatatatatatatatatatatatttatttatttatcatgattattttaaattacgtttcattataaaaaaaaactcataaTAATGTTGTAATGAAACTATCGAGTTGGGAATTTCAAAGATTTCACAGTTGATTTGTGTTCTCTACCACTGCTGGTTTCgacaattgtattttttaaaataaattttctcgaaaacggTTGAGCGTTACACCCTATCTCTTTACTCAAGTACTCTTCTAGTTGGGTACTATACTAGAAAAAAAACCCCATTAAAATCGGTGACCCCAAGTTCGCGTCCTCTCTTtgttagtaattttatattagtatttttatattaatatttatactaacATTCACAACTTATGTATACGATGTACGATTCACgggtaaattattttaaatttacaatcagTGACGCGTGATTAGATTGTGAGAATTTGCGATTCGCAATTTGGCATGgctctatttttttcatttggcTACTGGCATTATGTAACTTCCATGTATCGCTAACGGCAGTTCTACCAGCTATCTCGCAATGCCAATAACAATGGCCGTCATCGTAAAGCTGGAAAATGGGATCCGATACTACCGTCCGGGCATTTTCAGCTCTCAAACTGCCAATAACTTGTCCGCATTGGCTACAGTGTTGCATACCGCGATGCCTGACTAGGTACACGGCTCGCGCATTATCGTACAATGTCACACGTGTGAAAGTATGATCCCTTAATTAAACGCTAAAGATGCCTTTTTATTGCACTCACatcacacacgcacacgcacacgcacacgcacacgcatacgCACTAAATTCAACTTTCTTACATTTTCAAGCCACTAATAGAATCATATTATCGACATAAACACATCGATGAAAATGATTAGATAGAGAGAGTagattgtaaatgtaaatataaataaatacgacgattataataatatggtTTGACAAAAgttttgatatatgtaaacaataaatgttcttattttattatttaaaatataaactttgaaaaaatctattatatatatatatatatatatatatatatatatatatatatatacgctgcttttattaatcttttttgaaGCTTCCGCGGATTCACGTTCGTACATGTTTACACAGTCTAACAGcctttttagaattttctagACTTTAGAGCTTTGATGAGAAACATCACGCGATCATGTTTCATGGTATGTGATACGTAAGATGTAAATACGCGTATATATCTCATAAGcctattttaaagtttaatcgACATCTAGTATGTTCCCCAATTTCTAacgtatcataattttttctaattttcatcaattagCATACTACATATGTGATACAtaacgtgtgtgtatatatatatatatatatatatatatatatatatatatatatatatatatcatatacaggatgtcgggtaattcgtaaaaaatctctcgtgTACACATAGAGCGGATCAAACTTAAGCGAATCATGGTATGTATTCATGCATTCATAATAGTaactaatgtaataaaatacattttttatttttatatatttatttatattttagtatatatatatatatatatatatatatatatatatatacacactaaaatataaataaatatataaataaaacgtgTATTTCATTACATTAGTTACTATTATGAATGCACGAATACATACCATGATTCTATATATAGATTTCGTCGTTGCGAAATGCTTTTGTTGTATTTCTGGTTATTATAAAAGGATGTAACATTTCTtagcattttttcttttcaagtgCGCGTGCACGTATCGTAAAGATTCTTGAATGTCTACATTAATTGTAGTATACTACGTCGAAGCAACGGACTGGATTGTTACCCTCAGAATAACGCGGTAGTAGGCGCAACGAACTATATAGAGGAAGCACGGTAAATGTATCTCAAAACCGGATTCATTAATGCACTCTATTGTACTTCTCCTCTTCCCATAATGCTTATACGAGCATTATATCTATACGCGACCCACATGCGATAGAcatgttaattaattgtaacgcCCTACTGATTCAGAAACGCCTTGTCTAAGTGCTATCAGTTAGGGCTGGCTGGAAAAGTAGGCTCGAGTAACGAAGATACATCTACATCTTTGATAATTAGTGCTAATAAAtgagtgaaataaaaattgtaaagcgTGCGTGCAATTTGTAATTAGCTCGAAACGCGAAGAGAAATTCTTTCAAATACCGGATGTTCTAATTTCGCTGTGTTCTCGATTGCTTGcccaatatatgtataccaaGAAATGCATCGagatatgtattttgaaaatatttcaagaaaaaaagaaaattggaaTACGCACACGCATGTGCACGCGCACACGtacacaaattatttattactttgctcgtaatttgattttacttatatgcgtgcgtgcgtgagaGTCGATGAGAATTTACGATGAGAGTTTTACGTTTATGTAGAAACAGCAtctagtataatataaataatatcataaggagaaacaaatttacatataactatatattgtattacttacattaatttttcttttatagtcgtacatgtttattttagtacatttaaaaaaattttttgtcaatcATGAATGATATAAAGTAACTTAATGTTcctaaacattaaatttagcCATTTTATTCGCCGGCTACAACAGTGATTTTGTTCGCTATCATAAAGAAGTTAAGCATTTGCAATGTCTTTATTGAACTGTCCGTTCTTATTATTActctttaaaattcatttttttcaatgcttgttgttaaatagaaaaaaaagcattttatattacttttaaaattacatattttgttaatgcatgatatttttttatcgtataaatCTTGTATCCCTTATGTATTGATAATTATGGCTTTACTTTATATCTATCTATAGTATATTCTATTACACAACGCGACTCACCCGCAagatctgtatatatatatatatatatatatatatatatatatatatatatatataaatatatatattttatttaacaaacttttgttattattcCTTGGCAAGCAAAACGCACcaagaattaattgaaaatacactttatataataataataagtacatatatattcgaattatataaatttattattattatataaagtgtattttcaattaattcttgGTGCGTTTTGCTTGCCAAGgaataataacaaaagtttgttaaataaaatattgcaacatacatatatgtataatataattgtatatttgtataatggaaataattaattcaattaattcttgGTGCGTTTTGCTTACCAAGgaataataacaaaagtttgttaaataaaatattgcaacatacatatatatatatatatatatatatatatatatatatatatatgtataatataattgtatatttgtataatggAAATATAATACCATATAGATGTATGCAAGAGTGATCACGCtcaatttttcacatttatattctgtgcaatataaattgttacaaaacaaaatatagtgcgtgcgtgcgtacatacatgtgcgtgtgcgtgtgcgtgtgcgtgtgcgtgtgtgtgtgtgtgtttgtgtttaTAGCGCTAAAGTatagcataaaataaataaaaaaactagtgtattattatttttagaattttaggAAGATGTTCTCACCGTCGTTGCAATCGACAAACGCACGACCCTATTACTGACGCATCAGACGAAATCATTTCTGTACACGATCAACGTCTCCGTTCTATCGAATTCTATGATATGGATCACAAGCCAAAATACTTTGCAAACAAGTATGGgaaaaaacactttttaaGCAGAATACGTCGAGCGGCTACTGCGAGGAAGGAACGAGTATGGGATCATGGCGTAATCCCCTACGAGATCGATGGAAATTTTTCTGGCGCACATAAAGCATTATTCAAACAGGCAATGAGACATTGGGAAAATTTTACTTGCGTCAAATTTGTGGAGAGGGTATCCAGAGAGCatcctaattatattttatttacggaAAGGCCTTGTGGGTGAGTCGCGTTGTGTAGTAGAACAATATACTCGtactatagatatatattagtaaaaataatttacatataacttGTCCTATCATCCTAGAATTctaatttcgaattttattcaatgttaatatatgtttcttttatccatttttcttcttttcctcttttttatgcgttaaataatttataataattcattcaaaaaatattttatcgacgTAGATAGATTTCTGTATATCACAACTAAAATTTAAcgtcatttttttgtatctgctagaatgaatattgtttgtcactaTAGAATTCATAGCAGCGATATTCTAGTAACATCTTTGGAAAATTTGGAttgctaaatattaattacaagtaTAGTTGGTCCATTCAAGATAGGCGCCGGAGAAAAATTtgctgtctaaattacactaacagtacatgtataaattctgtctgtcatttaaattaagtacaaaatatgtatgcaatattatagtatttactaattatttatctacCTCAGTTAATTTTTCGCACTCGGAAAATTTTCACTCTAGTTGCagactattttcttttaatgttaGATACATATTAGAGATGcgcgaaaaaattttttaacgttatttatttatttatgtgattTTAAATTCGCCAAGgaaacaaatatacatatatgtatatatgtatatatgtacaatatatatacatcgtaTATCGACatgtgtttaataatatatgtatatgtggcAAAATTTCCTTGATAGGTGTTGTTCTTTTGTTGGAAAAAGGGGTAATGGACCGCAAGCTATTAGCATTGGAAAAAACTGTGATAAGTTTGGTATAGTTGTACACGAGTTAGGTCACGTTGTTGGATTTTGGCACGAGCATACTCGACCGGATCGTGATCGTCATGTACAAATCATTCGCGATAACATTATGAGCGGTGAGTAATATTCTCAATTtgctctaaaatatatatactggaTTTGaaatcgataaataatttaagctaattattaataattcaatttgagatattagagataatatatatatatatatatatatatatatatatatatatatttaaaattaagaaatcttaccaaattaatatttattggtataaaaagaagaataaaacttgtgtttaacaattaatcttgtaaattaattttttcaagtaaaaatttaatcgtaaACATTTGATGccaacaattaaataaataatttgataatttgataatttgataaataattagattctCCATGTTAAAGAGCCaagaagaaatatacatatgtaatatatgtataaaattctgttCTAAAAGATGTCTGTCTGAAAAGTACCAACATTTTTCACAGGTCAAGAgtacaattttaacaaattgacAGAAGAAGAAGTGAATTCACTCGGCTTGCCCTATGATTACGACTCCATCATGCACTATGCAAAGAATACCTTTTCGAAAGGCACTTATCTGGATACAATTCTACCTATGGAAACTCATGGAAAAAAGAGACCCGAGATCGGACAAAGGATCAGACTGAGCGAAGGCGACATCGCGCAAacgaatcttttatataaatgtcacAGTAAGAATTTCAATACCTAGTATCTTTTCTTTCGCTAGAATTTTGTTACAAAGAGCTctctcttaaaaattataatatctttaggagaattataatagaaatataatctctctgtctctctgtctctctctctgtctctctgtctctctctctgtctctctctctctctctctctctgtctctctctctgtctgtctctctctctctctctctctctctctctctctctctctctctctctctctctctctcgatcgaTATGACGTGcgcatacaaaataatatattaagccaaaataaaattaaaaatagacatgttaaaattgaaactttattttGTCAATTGCATTCTTTTTCACGagcaactttttttatatgcaagtATTTGACTAATTTGTTGACTAATTAGTAGCTAAAAGTTTTATTCAGttaaaagaatcgatttttGCAGAATGCGGTAGAACATTTCAGGAAAACAGTGGTATTTTTGGGTCACCAAACTACCCGAACAATTCTCCATCTACCGACGGGGAACGATGCGAATGGAGAATTACCGCGACACATGGTGAACGTATCGTCTTAAACATCACGTCTCTCGATATATTCAAAAGCAATTATTGTCGTAGTGATTATCTTGAAATTCGAGATGGATATTGGCATAAAAGTCGAGTATTGGGTGagaatcttttttcaaaataaaagaaacttttgtAAATTACAGCCAACAACAATCTCGATAATGTGAGAATAGAAgtgaaagaaaagtaaaagtatcgtacgtacgtacgtacgtacgtatcGTATACATtggttttaaataaattttggcATACCCTCCGCGagaaaataggaaaaattgcgattacataattttttcataatacactttatctttacatatacatttacattcaGGTCGATATTGCGGCAGCGGTAAAATGCATGAGCCAATAGTGTCGAGCGGAAGTCGTATGCTGGTAACGTACGTGATGTCCAAGCAGAGTAGCCATCATCGTGGCTTCACGGCTAGTTACGAAGCTGTCTGCGGCGGTGATGTCGAATTAGACGGCATAGGCCATTTGGAATCACCAAATTATCCAGAAGAATATCAATCCAGTAAAGAGTGCGTGTGGAAACTGTCTGTACCTCAGGATTATCAAGTGGCCTTGAAGTTCCAGTCTTTTGAAATCGAGAACCATGACAATTGCGTGTACGACTACGTCGAAGTGCGTGACGGACATAACAACGATTCCCCCTTAATCGGCGTTTATTGCGGGTATAAGATACCACCAGATATAAAGTCGACGGGGAATAAGCTGCTCGTTAAGTTCGTCAGCGATGGTTCCGTGCAAAAGGCTGGCTTCTCGGCAACTTTTATGAaaggtgtgtgtgtgcgtgtgtgtagcATAGATATGTTAGCAATGTACAAAGATGTTATAATCGTTGATCATTTTTAACTTGTGTAAATTGTgctcataaataatatgttacttTAACGATATTTAAGAATTCGACGAATGCGT contains:
- the Tok gene encoding tolloid-like protein 2 isoform X1, translated to MRPFLVLVVICSLAKIVNCRAVENDTDENHQRGKRRHKFSVEELLTVKFSHIITGDLDIDICKAGGFLGDIALPNIKYDTEWREQKLNKSYLEELNKYREEILKEGLQIEEEGLTEILQFKNERGVNEQMLNEHDDAIVKKKSESIMIERNQYSLDGESDDGFSFNDRSDDTNPVVKNEGFAFRVESSTQASKKTFFGRQTRRQISRTVSISESVKAGHPTHDMPLEFSTSSSAFVTEASKYIGHVYTDSIKETFNAQLEMNTQNPSNRRRRRHHRKRILGRCSHRRCNRQTHDPITDASDEIISVHDQRLRSIEFYDMDHKPKYFANKYGKKHFLSRIRRAATARKERVWDHGVIPYEIDGNFSGAHKALFKQAMRHWENFTCVKFVERVSREHPNYILFTERPCGCCSFVGKRGNGPQAISIGKNCDKFGIVVHELGHVVGFWHEHTRPDRDRHVQIIRDNIMSGQEYNFNKLTEEEVNSLGLPYDYDSIMHYAKNTFSKGTYLDTILPMETHGKKRPEIGQRIRLSEGDIAQTNLLYKCHKCGRTFQENSGIFGSPNYPNNSPSTDGERCEWRITATHGERIVLNITSLDIFKSNYCRSDYLEIRDGYWHKSRVLGRYCGSGKMHEPIVSSGSRMLVTYVMSKQSSHHRGFTASYEAVCGGDVELDGIGHLESPNYPEEYQSSKECVWKLSVPQDYQVALKFQSFEIENHDNCVYDYVEVRDGHNNDSPLIGVYCGYKIPPDIKSTGNKLLVKFVSDGSVQKAGFSATFMKEFDECVLTDHGCEHDCTNTLGGYECSCKIGYELHSDGKHCEDACGGFFDDSNGTITSPSFPEAYPGNKNCVWEIIAPPQYRITLNFTHFDLEGNNVYQEECEYDSVEVASKLGDDVLRKHGIFCGARLPPLITSEGNFMRITFTSDNSVQKSGFAAIFFTDMDECANNNGGCQHECKNTIGSYQCSCHNGFTLHENGHDCKEGGCKYEITAPIGVISSPNYPDYYPGRKDCVWHFTTKPGHRIKLVFKVFEMESHQECAYDHIAIYDGDSPDSLTLGRFCGTKEPYPILATSNQMYMVFKSDASVQRRGFSATHSTACGGHLMATDRVKHLYSHAKYGYHNYDHRTDCDWIIEAPLGKNVHLSFLSFQLEYETECGYDFVEVFSGLDASSPPYGRFCGNSNTTDFISMNEALLVRFRTDETISSKGFIAIFVAIDRQDSEENFGGEDDEDQNL